CTATTATCGTGTAGCGTACCTGTATGCGGTTGAAGCTTGTGTAAAATGATGCCTTACATCAATTTACTAACCTAAAAATTCAATTTAATGAGAACAGTAGTTGTACTGGCACTTTTAAGTGCGCTAACCTTTTTTTCGGCGTGTAAAAAATCAGCAGAGGTAAAAAGCACCGCCCAGCCAGCCGAAACTACCGGCGGCGGTTTAAAAACTACTGCGGCACCAACTTTTGCTTACGGGGCCGACATTAGCTGGATAACCGAACAGGAGGCATCCGGCAAAAAGTTTTACAATAGCAGCGGCACCCAGCAGGATATTTTTACGGTGATAAAAAGTAAGGGCATAAACGCCGTAAGGTTCAGGGTATGGGTAAATCCGTCAAATACCTATAACTCAACAGCCGATGTTATTGCCAAGTGCAAGCGTGCCAAGGCTGCGGGTTTAAGCATCATGATCGATTTTCATTACAGCGATACCTGGGCCGATCCCGGTAATCAAACCAAACCATCCTCCTGGGCGAGCCAGGATTTTACCACGCTGATGTCGACCGTTTACAATTACACTTACAACACGCTTAATACTATCAAGTCAAACGGTATTACGCCTGATTACGTGCAGGTTGGTAACGAAACCAGCGACGGTATGCTGTGGCCTGATGGCAGGGCATCGCTATCTGCCACCAACTTTAAAAATTTTGCCTGGCTAATCAATTGCGGTTATGATGCCACTAAGGCTATCTTCCCATCGGCCAAGGTGATTGTGCATGTGGCCAACGGGTTTAACAACACTACAACCCGCTGGATATTTGACGGCATAAAGGCTAACGGGGGCAAATGGGACATATGCGGTTTTTCGGTATACCCCTCAACAAGCGGCTGGCAAACCACCAATAACCAGGTGCTGGCCAACATGAAAGATATGGTGAGCCGTTACGGCAAGCAAGTGATGATCTGCGAAGCCGGGATGGATGTTTCGGCGGCATCAACCTGTAAATCATTCCTTACAGACCTGATCGCCAAAACCAAGTCAGTTTCGGGTGGATTGGGTGTATATTACTGGGAGCCGCAAGCCTACGCAAGCTGGAAAGGCTACAACATGGGCGCGTTCGATAGCAGCGGCAAGCCTACCGTAGCCATGGACGCCTTTATACATTAATTGATTAAACCTGTGCAGGCGGGACGGTTGTTGCCGTTCCGCCTTTAATAATTTATAGCCCGGCAAACATCAGTTTCCGCTCCGGAAAGCGCGCGGCGTAGCCGGAAACAATATTGCGTATATAATCATTACCCGGGTAGGGTGTCAGGTGCTCTTTTAATTGTTGCAGGCTCTCCGTTTTAAAGTAATGGGATATGTAGCCCATGCCATAAAAACGGCCTTTTTCTATCAATATACAGCTGTGCTCGTCAATCGTGCGGCCTTCATCGCGTATGGCAAATGTAGGGAGAGCTTCGTTAAGCGATTCAACGGCGAGGTTAACTCTCTCGTTATAGTCATCAGCGCTCATACCGCCGCAACAGGCACAGGCATGCTTATGGATGCCATTGCATTCGGCATTGTTTTTTTGAATAAAGCAAAGCTTGGGGCACAGGCCAAAGGTATCTATCAGTTGGTTAAGCAAATTGTAACCCTCTAACAAAGAGTTGCAGGCATATAAGGGCATCTGGTGCTTGCGGTGCTTATCAACCGCCAGGCGCACGTAACCCCGCTGGTCTATATAATCATACAATGCATAGCCTTGTTCAAACCGTTTTAAGGAGCGGTTGTATTGCGGCCAAAGGCGCTTGATCTCTACAGCTTCAAGCACAAAGGCGATCAGCTCGGTACCGCAAATCTGGTAACTGATGCTATAGATGTTCTTTAAAAATTCCTGGCGTTGCCTACCGGTATTATTGCCTGTAAAATGGCTGCAAACACGCTTTTTCAAATTTTTTGCCTTGCCTACATATATCACCTTGCCCTTGCTATCATGAAAGTAATAAACCCCGGGCGTGTAAGGCAGTTGCTCCACATACTGCTTGGGCAGGTTGGCCGGCAGCACCTGTTCTTTTGAGTTTTGTTTAAGCGCTTTGGCAATGTGTTTGTCGGCATCAGCAGCCAGCAGCATGGTAAACAAGGCGGCTGTTGCCTCGGCATCCCCCGCTGCACGGTGGCGGCTATGATTTACAATGCCCAACTGCGAACACAGCTTACCTAAACTGTACGACGGAAAGCCCGGCATTATTTTACGCCCTAGCCGCACGGTGCACAGTTTATTGCAATGCAAATCGTACCCGGCCTGCGCTAAATGATGGCGCACAAACGAGTAATCAAAATTAACGTTGTGCGCTACAAATATTTTGCCTTCTAATAGCTGATAAACCTCGTGCGCCACATCTTTAAACAATGGGGCCGGGGCCACCATATCATTACTGATGCCGGTTAAGGCCTGTATATAAATGGGTATTTCCCGCTGTGGGTTGATAAGCGTGTCAAAGCGTTTAACAACCTGCACGCCATCATGAATACAAATAGCTATTTCCGTAATGCCGTTAGCGTTGGCATGCCCTCCCGTCGTTTCAATATCCACAATAGCGTACATAATTCAAATGTACTGTTTTTTGTTAGAATGCTAAATAAATTAGTGAATGAAAGGTTGATGATTCACGGCAAACTTTCAGCCTGATAAAGCGGTTACTTATGCGGATGATATTGGTAGACATGGAAATAAATTTACGGGCAATTAAACGGATGGCCGGAGCCATATTTATAGGTATTGTATTAAACGCTTGCAGCGAAAAAGGCGGGATCGGCATTTTCAAAAAGCAATCGCCGCACGAAGCTTACGGCCAACGGTTGAAGGATGCCGGGCTTGATCGTACCGCCATGGGCAACAAATGGTTATTAATTGCCGATCAGGTTATCGCTAAACCACTCGATATCAACATCCCTTACCGCGAAACAGGTTACTTTGCGGCTGATAAGGCCGGTGGTACCGCCTTGCGTTTTACAGTTAAGCGCGGAAAAAAGATCAGCATCGCTATAACTAAAAAGCCGGCTAACATTAATATTTATGCTGATTTATTCGAACTTAATGGTACCGAAACCAAACGAGTAGCCTTTGCCGATACTACCGGTAAGCCATTAGAGTATGAGGTTAAACGTGATGGCAGCTATCTGCTGCGCCTGCAACCCGAACTACTGATAAGCGGCGAGTATACGCTCACCGTCACCGATGGGCCTTCGCTCGGTTTCCCCGTATCGGCAAGTGGTAAACCAAACATAGGCAGCTTTTGGGGTGTAAACCGCGACGATGGCACCCGTAAGCATGAGGGTATTGATATCTTCGCCCCGAAAGGCACACCGGCCATTGCTGCGGCGGGCGGTACGGTGAACAACGTTACTAATAATAATCTGGGTGGCAAAGTAGTATTTTTTCGGCCGGATGGAAAAGATTATACGCTTTATTACGCCCATCTGGATAGTCAGCTGGTGCAAAACGGACAAACCTTAAAGCCCGGCGATACCATTGGCCTGGTGGGCAATACTGGTAACGCCCGTAACACGCCCTCGCATTTACACTTTGGCATATACACTTCGGGCGGTGCTATTGATCCGCTGGCGTTTGTGGACAGAAAAATTACTGAACCCCCGGCAATAACAGCGGCCTTAAATAATTTGAACAGTACGGTACGCACCTCAAATTTGGTAAACCGGCTTTATAACGCGCCTGATATTAAAAGCAGCCAAACACTCAATTTGCCTAAAAACTCCGTGCTTACCGTTGAGGCGGCTGCAAGCTCGTGGTATAAGGTAAGGCTACCCGATGGGTTGATAGCTTACATCAGCAGTAAAAGCGTAACTGATGTAAATGTACTGCGTAGCATCACCTTAAAAAACGCCCAACCATTACTGGATGCCCCTGATAGCATTAATGCCCCTGCCAGGCGGCAACTTGCGGCAGGCAATAAAGTAGGCGTATTGGGCGCTTAT
This genomic interval from Mucilaginibacter defluvii contains the following:
- a CDS encoding M23 family metallopeptidase; amino-acid sequence: MRMILVDMEINLRAIKRMAGAIFIGIVLNACSEKGGIGIFKKQSPHEAYGQRLKDAGLDRTAMGNKWLLIADQVIAKPLDINIPYRETGYFAADKAGGTALRFTVKRGKKISIAITKKPANINIYADLFELNGTETKRVAFADTTGKPLEYEVKRDGSYLLRLQPELLISGEYTLTVTDGPSLGFPVSASGKPNIGSFWGVNRDDGTRKHEGIDIFAPKGTPAIAAAGGTVNNVTNNNLGGKVVFFRPDGKDYTLYYAHLDSQLVQNGQTLKPGDTIGLVGNTGNARNTPSHLHFGIYTSGGAIDPLAFVDRKITEPPAITAALNNLNSTVRTSNLVNRLYNAPDIKSSQTLNLPKNSVLTVEAAASSWYKVRLPDGLIAYISSKSVTDVNVLRSITLKNAQPLLDAPDSINAPARRQLAAGNKVGVLGAYRNYYLVRDGEEIGWVKEL
- a CDS encoding exonuclease domain-containing protein, whose product is MYAIVDIETTGGHANANGITEIAICIHDGVQVVKRFDTLINPQREIPIYIQALTGISNDMVAPAPLFKDVAHEVYQLLEGKIFVAHNVNFDYSFVRHHLAQAGYDLHCNKLCTVRLGRKIMPGFPSYSLGKLCSQLGIVNHSRHRAAGDAEATAALFTMLLAADADKHIAKALKQNSKEQVLPANLPKQYVEQLPYTPGVYYFHDSKGKVIYVGKAKNLKKRVCSHFTGNNTGRQRQEFLKNIYSISYQICGTELIAFVLEAVEIKRLWPQYNRSLKRFEQGYALYDYIDQRGYVRLAVDKHRKHQMPLYACNSLLEGYNLLNQLIDTFGLCPKLCFIQKNNAECNGIHKHACACCGGMSADDYNERVNLAVESLNEALPTFAIRDEGRTIDEHSCILIEKGRFYGMGYISHYFKTESLQQLKEHLTPYPGNDYIRNIVSGYAARFPERKLMFAGL
- a CDS encoding glycoside hydrolase family 53 protein, with the protein product MRTVVVLALLSALTFFSACKKSAEVKSTAQPAETTGGGLKTTAAPTFAYGADISWITEQEASGKKFYNSSGTQQDIFTVIKSKGINAVRFRVWVNPSNTYNSTADVIAKCKRAKAAGLSIMIDFHYSDTWADPGNQTKPSSWASQDFTTLMSTVYNYTYNTLNTIKSNGITPDYVQVGNETSDGMLWPDGRASLSATNFKNFAWLINCGYDATKAIFPSAKVIVHVANGFNNTTTRWIFDGIKANGGKWDICGFSVYPSTSGWQTTNNQVLANMKDMVSRYGKQVMICEAGMDVSAASTCKSFLTDLIAKTKSVSGGLGVYYWEPQAYASWKGYNMGAFDSSGKPTVAMDAFIH